Proteins from one Deinococcus sp. AB2017081 genomic window:
- a CDS encoding GNAT family N-acetyltransferase — MTSATPPLTVTSGDVDAASRILTAAALALEARGEPLWPPHTLTPERLLRHYPAASWRVAWDGALAAACLSLLPHDPLFWPDDAPGDALYLHKLAVHPDAQGRGLAAWMLDHAAREARVRGVGALRLDTATARPKLRALYEGHGFTPVGRRTVLGFDVTLYTLPLA; from the coding sequence TTGACGTCCGCCACTCCGCCGCTGACCGTGACGTCCGGGGACGTGGACGCCGCGTCTCGCATCCTGACCGCCGCCGCCCTCGCCCTGGAGGCGCGCGGCGAGCCGCTGTGGCCCCCGCACACCCTAACGCCGGAGCGCCTGCTGCGGCACTACCCGGCGGCGTCGTGGCGGGTCGCGTGGGACGGGGCGCTGGCCGCGGCGTGCCTGTCCCTGCTGCCCCACGATCCGCTGTTCTGGCCGGACGACGCACCCGGCGACGCCCTGTACCTGCACAAACTCGCCGTCCACCCGGACGCGCAGGGCCGGGGGCTGGCGGCGTGGATGCTCGACCACGCGGCGCGGGAGGCGCGGGTACGGGGCGTGGGCGCGCTGAGACTGGACACCGCGACCGCGCGCCCAAAACTCCGCGCGCTGTACGAGGGCCACGGCTTCACGCCGGTCGGGCGGCGCACCGTGCTGGGCTTCGACGTCACGCTGTACACGCTGCCCCTCGCCTGA
- a CDS encoding MmcQ/YjbR family DNA-binding protein → MQSIADVRAACAALPHSQETFPFGPTTLVFKVAGKMYALTDIHADPVTVSVKVRPERGDELRAAHDAITPGYHLNKRHWITVTLDGRVPGDLVRELLAGSHALVVAGLTRAQRAELGR, encoded by the coding sequence ATGCAGTCCATCGCCGACGTCCGTGCCGCGTGCGCCGCGCTGCCGCACTCGCAGGAGACCTTTCCCTTCGGCCCGACCACGCTGGTCTTCAAGGTCGCCGGGAAGATGTACGCCCTGACGGACATCCACGCCGACCCCGTCACGGTATCCGTGAAGGTGCGCCCCGAGCGCGGCGATGAGCTGCGCGCCGCCCACGATGCCATCACGCCCGGGTACCACCTGAACAAGCGCCACTGGATCACCGTGACCCTCGACGGCCGGGTGCCGGGCGACCTTGTCCGGGAACTGCTGGCCGGCAGCCACGCGCTCGTCGTGGCGGGCCTGACCCGTGCGCAGCGGGCGGAGCTGGGCCGGTGA
- a CDS encoding amidohydrolase, with product MTAPLTVIHAHTLTLDDVQHDVEAVVVGGGRVLATGSREEMRALAPRAEVLDHRDLLLTPGLCDAHIHLVMYGASLSEVNLAGARSVAEVQARVAQRALATPAGTWIRGGGFLLPELGLNDYPPATLLDGVSPHHPVILYSRDHHMTWVNSAALRLAGVTDSTSDPADGKIVHPLGCLLEGASDLVAAHLPQPTDAEWLAHARAGADDLAARGFVSAHTMAYEEPGAPRALQTLATRGELPLRVWACLPHQRLEQARDLGLAGSAGGMFQWGGVKFFADGALGSRTAWLHALGFADGSGTGIALDPPELIVERGRQAIALGLTPVTHAIGDRANTEVLNAYDQLRPDAEARGIRLRIEHAQHLRPQDIPRFRGLTASVQPIHLQADAAMIRTLLPHLEGTSYAFRSLRDAGAVLAFGSDAPVAPPEIRATFAAAVSRVGDDGGRLAPGEALTELDVLHAYTRGPAQAVGWDDEGIIRPGARAAFTLWDRLGGNARALVL from the coding sequence ATGACCGCGCCCCTGACCGTGATTCATGCCCATACCCTGACCCTGGATGACGTGCAGCACGATGTTGAAGCGGTGGTCGTCGGCGGTGGGCGCGTTCTGGCGACGGGTTCACGCGAGGAGATGCGTGCCCTGGCACCGCGTGCGGAGGTGCTCGACCACCGCGACCTGCTGCTCACACCGGGCCTGTGCGATGCCCACATCCACCTCGTCATGTACGGCGCCTCCCTGTCCGAGGTGAATCTGGCCGGGGCCCGCAGCGTGGCCGAGGTGCAGGCCCGTGTGGCCCAGCGGGCCCTGGCCACGCCGGCCGGCACGTGGATCCGGGGGGGCGGCTTCCTGCTTCCGGAACTGGGCCTGAACGACTACCCACCGGCCACGCTGCTCGATGGCGTCAGCCCGCACCATCCGGTGATCCTGTATTCGCGCGACCACCACATGACCTGGGTGAACTCGGCGGCGCTGCGGCTGGCGGGTGTGACCGACAGCACGTCCGATCCGGCCGACGGGAAGATCGTCCACCCTCTGGGCTGTCTGCTGGAGGGTGCGTCCGATCTGGTTGCGGCACACCTTCCCCAGCCCACGGACGCCGAATGGCTGGCCCACGCACGGGCCGGCGCCGACGACCTCGCCGCGCGGGGATTCGTCAGCGCGCACACCATGGCCTACGAGGAGCCCGGTGCGCCGCGCGCGCTCCAGACCCTGGCGACCAGGGGAGAACTGCCGCTGCGCGTGTGGGCGTGCCTGCCGCACCAGCGGTTGGAACAGGCCCGCGACCTGGGCCTGGCGGGCAGCGCCGGCGGGATGTTCCAGTGGGGCGGCGTGAAGTTCTTTGCCGACGGAGCGCTGGGCAGCCGCACCGCGTGGCTCCACGCCCTCGGCTTCGCGGATGGGTCGGGCACCGGCATTGCCCTTGACCCGCCGGAACTGATCGTCGAGCGTGGGCGACAGGCCATTGCGCTGGGCCTCACACCCGTCACGCACGCCATCGGTGACCGGGCCAACACGGAAGTGCTGAACGCCTACGACCAGCTCCGCCCCGACGCCGAGGCACGCGGCATCCGCCTGCGGATCGAGCACGCGCAGCACCTGCGGCCCCAGGACATCCCGCGCTTCCGGGGCCTGACCGCCAGCGTGCAGCCCATCCACCTCCAGGCCGACGCCGCCATGATCCGCACGCTGCTGCCGCATCTGGAGGGCACCAGCTACGCCTTCCGGTCGCTGCGGGACGCCGGGGCGGTGCTCGCCTTCGGCAGTGACGCGCCGGTCGCCCCACCGGAGATCCGCGCCACCTTTGCCGCCGCCGTGTCCCGCGTCGGCGACGACGGTGGTCGCCTGGCCCCCGGCGAGGCCCTGACCGAACTGGACGTGCTGCACGCCTACACCCGTGGCCCCGCGCAGGCCGTGGGCTGGGACGACGAGGGCATCATCCGCCCCGGTGCCCGCGCCGCCTTCACGCTGTGGGACCGTCTGGGGGGCAACGCGCGGGCGCTGGTGCTGTAA
- a CDS encoding response regulator, with translation MPRILVVDDDAAILKLVSVILSRAGHEVRTSSHPVEALDLLKVFTPDLVVSDVVMPYMTGLEFLEKIRENPQLASVPFMLLSSHAERNDVRRGMNLGADDYLPKPFTPADLTTAVDARLRRAGLTLQGESGMLAKGLGTAQVVWQGAPVSWVSRKALELFFYLLEHKEVTSWEAAEALWPEKDEARASSLFHTTLHRLRRSLSNDAVVSANRRYALNSDLNPEYDVQRFELLTAQAEQGTLGLEEMRELIGQYGNFLPGADSPWVDDVRARLEQKQFSLLGIAAKAATAAGKAKDAAQFHQRALAIDPMSEPDWQGLAKALDSIGDPRARLAAQREAWWAVDMD, from the coding sequence ATGCCCCGGATATTGGTCGTGGATGACGACGCCGCCATCCTGAAGCTCGTGAGCGTGATCCTCTCACGCGCCGGGCACGAGGTTCGCACCAGCAGCCATCCCGTGGAGGCGCTCGACCTCCTGAAGGTCTTCACGCCGGATCTGGTGGTCAGCGACGTGGTCATGCCGTACATGACGGGCCTGGAGTTCCTGGAGAAGATCCGCGAGAACCCGCAGCTCGCCAGCGTGCCGTTCATGCTGCTCTCCAGCCACGCCGAGCGCAACGACGTGCGCCGCGGCATGAACCTGGGGGCCGACGACTACCTGCCCAAGCCCTTCACGCCCGCCGACCTGACGACCGCCGTCGATGCCCGCCTCAGGCGCGCGGGCCTGACCCTGCAGGGCGAGAGCGGCATGCTCGCCAAGGGCCTGGGCACCGCGCAGGTCGTGTGGCAGGGCGCGCCCGTGTCGTGGGTGAGCCGCAAGGCGCTGGAACTGTTCTTCTATCTGCTGGAGCACAAGGAGGTCACCTCCTGGGAGGCCGCCGAGGCCCTGTGGCCCGAGAAGGACGAGGCGCGCGCCAGCTCGCTGTTCCACACCACCCTGCACCGCCTGCGCCGCAGCCTGAGCAACGACGCGGTGGTCAGCGCGAACCGCCGCTACGCGCTGAACAGCGACCTGAACCCCGAGTACGACGTGCAGCGCTTCGAACTCCTGACCGCGCAGGCCGAACAGGGCACCCTGGGCCTGGAGGAGATGCGCGAACTCATCGGGCAGTACGGGAACTTCCTGCCGGGCGCGGACAGCCCGTGGGTGGACGACGTGCGCGCCCGCCTGGAGCAGAAGCAGTTCAGCCTGCTCGGCATCGCCGCGAAGGCCGCCACCGCCGCCGGCAAGGCCAAGGACGCCGCGCAGTTCCACCAGCGCGCCCTGGCCATCGACCCCATGAGCGAACCCGACTGGCAGGGCCTCGCCAAGGCGCTGGACTCCATCGGCGACCCGCGCGCCCGCCTGGCCGCCCAGCGCGAGGCGTGGTGGGCCGTGGACATGGACTGA
- a CDS encoding class I SAM-dependent methyltransferase encodes MRVILGAGEQRWDGWVPTQRAELDLLDPDTFVAFFSDRRADAFLCEHVWEHLTVEEGERAARLVFGYLKPGGVLRVAVPDGHHPDPAYRALVAVHGPGPAHDHEVLYTLETLVPVFTRAGFDVQPLEWWDAAGTFHHVPWQVKDGPIYRSRLLDHRNAEWREGRGGPGFTSVILDCRRP; translated from the coding sequence GTGAGGGTCATCCTCGGCGCGGGCGAACAGCGCTGGGACGGCTGGGTGCCCACGCAGCGCGCGGAACTCGACCTGCTTGACCCGGACACCTTCGTCGCCTTCTTCAGCGACCGGCGGGCCGATGCGTTCCTCTGCGAGCACGTGTGGGAGCACCTGACGGTCGAGGAGGGCGAGCGCGCCGCCCGGCTGGTCTTCGGATACCTGAAGCCCGGCGGGGTGCTGCGCGTGGCCGTGCCCGACGGGCACCACCCCGACCCGGCGTACCGCGCGCTGGTCGCCGTGCACGGCCCCGGCCCTGCCCACGACCACGAGGTGCTGTACACCCTGGAGACCCTCGTGCCCGTGTTCACGCGCGCGGGATTCGACGTGCAGCCCCTGGAGTGGTGGGACGCGGCGGGCACCTTCCACCACGTGCCGTGGCAGGTCAAGGACGGCCCCATCTACCGCAGCCGTCTGCTCGACCACCGCAATGCCGAGTGGCGAGAGGGCAGGGGAGGGCCGGGCTTCACGAGCGTGATCCTCGACTGCCGCCGCCCATGA
- the alaS gene encoding alanine--tRNA ligase, translated as MTGPLSTAEIREKYLHFFESKGHLRLPSYSTIAPDPTTLFTVAGMQPFKEQFMGAPAVFDGVASKRVTTAQKCLRIGDIENVGRTLRHCSLLEMLGNFSFGDYFKREALTWAWEFLTSPEWMGLDKERLYATIYQDDEEAFAIWTQENGLPPERILRFGADENFWPADAPKEGPNGPCGPCSEIFYDRGPKYGDDTWAEYADTRESARFLEIWNCVFPQFDRQEPLPDGTPVLKDLPFKNIDTGMGLERIATVVQDVYDFYSNDVFAPIVARVAELSGQPYEGPQSVSHRVVAEHIRSVSMVVADGSQPSNTGRGYVVRKILRRACRHAYLLGLREPSLYKLVPIVAERMGDAYPELRENLPKIEATVKAEEESFLRTLEGGIQRLGKLLTGLEKGATLSGNDAFILYDTYGFPVDLTKEIAEEYGISVDEAGYAESLENAQNLARAGSKYGKSELFGGNQEALDGLSPTEFVGYDHLQADGEVVALVGAGERLNHLPAGSEATVVLSRTPFYAEGGGEVGDTGRIEWDGGMGVVRDTRKTPQGVFLHDVLVESGELKEGVSVRGVVSGERQAIQRHHTATHLLQSALRAVLGSGVQQKGSLVAADRLRFDFSHGTALSAEEIAAVETLVSRWVSANFPVTWQEMPIAEAKAAGATALFGEKYGETVRVVRVGGNVDYAGQPVSSMELCGGAHVTRTGDIGAFVILSDENVAAGVRRVEALAGEQATAWVRERLNGAAKASALLNTSPDGLEARVTGLQAQLKAADKDMAAVRRQLAEAQMGGGTGSAAQTRDLGGFRVATLKLAGIEGNDLRAAADKLLDQSGADMVVLAGDKGLVVKATKDAVTRGAHAGQLIGKLAAAGGGKGGGRPDMAQAGVTDADAALGALETAF; from the coding sequence ATGACTGGCCCGCTGTCCACCGCCGAGATCCGCGAGAAATACCTGCACTTCTTCGAGAGCAAGGGCCACCTGCGTCTGCCCAGCTACTCCACCATCGCCCCCGATCCCACGACCCTGTTCACCGTGGCCGGCATGCAGCCGTTCAAGGAGCAGTTCATGGGCGCGCCCGCCGTGTTCGACGGCGTGGCCAGCAAGCGCGTGACCACCGCGCAGAAGTGCCTGCGGATCGGGGACATCGAGAACGTGGGGCGCACGCTGCGGCACTGCTCGCTGCTGGAGATGCTCGGGAACTTCAGTTTCGGCGACTACTTCAAGCGTGAGGCGCTGACGTGGGCGTGGGAGTTCCTGACGAGTCCCGAGTGGATGGGCCTGGACAAGGAGCGTCTGTACGCGACCATCTACCAGGACGACGAGGAGGCCTTCGCGATCTGGACGCAGGAGAACGGCCTGCCGCCCGAGCGCATCCTGCGGTTCGGCGCGGACGAGAACTTCTGGCCGGCCGACGCGCCGAAGGAGGGGCCGAACGGCCCGTGCGGCCCGTGCAGCGAGATCTTCTACGACCGCGGCCCGAAGTACGGCGACGACACCTGGGCCGAGTACGCCGACACCCGCGAGAGCGCCCGCTTCCTGGAGATCTGGAACTGCGTGTTCCCCCAGTTCGACCGCCAGGAACCCCTGCCCGACGGCACGCCGGTGCTGAAGGATCTGCCGTTCAAGAACATCGACACCGGCATGGGCCTGGAACGCATCGCCACGGTCGTGCAGGACGTGTACGACTTCTACAGCAACGACGTGTTCGCGCCGATCGTGGCGCGCGTGGCCGAGCTGAGCGGCCAGCCGTACGAGGGCCCGCAGAGCGTGTCGCACCGTGTGGTGGCCGAGCACATCCGCTCGGTCAGCATGGTCGTCGCGGACGGCAGCCAGCCGAGCAACACCGGGCGCGGGTACGTGGTGCGTAAGATCCTGCGCCGCGCGTGCCGCCACGCCTACCTGCTGGGCCTGCGCGAGCCGAGCCTGTACAAGCTCGTGCCCATCGTCGCCGAGCGCATGGGCGACGCGTACCCGGAACTGCGCGAGAACCTGCCGAAGATCGAGGCGACCGTGAAGGCCGAGGAGGAGAGCTTCCTGCGCACGCTGGAGGGCGGTATCCAGCGCCTCGGGAAACTGCTGACCGGCCTAGAGAAGGGCGCGACGCTGTCCGGCAACGACGCGTTCATCCTGTACGACACCTACGGCTTCCCCGTCGACCTGACCAAGGAGATCGCCGAGGAGTACGGCATCAGCGTGGACGAGGCCGGGTACGCCGAGAGCCTGGAGAACGCGCAGAACCTCGCGCGGGCGGGCAGCAAGTACGGCAAGTCCGAGCTGTTCGGCGGGAACCAGGAAGCGCTCGATGGCCTCTCCCCCACCGAGTTCGTCGGGTACGACCACCTCCAAGCCGACGGCGAGGTCGTGGCGCTCGTCGGCGCGGGCGAGCGCCTGAACCACCTGCCCGCCGGGTCGGAGGCGACGGTCGTGCTGTCCCGCACGCCCTTCTACGCCGAGGGCGGCGGCGAGGTGGGCGACACGGGCCGCATCGAGTGGGACGGTGGCATGGGCGTGGTGCGCGACACCCGCAAGACGCCGCAGGGCGTGTTCCTGCACGACGTGCTGGTCGAGTCCGGCGAGCTGAAGGAAGGCGTGAGCGTGCGCGGCGTCGTATCCGGCGAGCGGCAGGCCATCCAGCGGCACCACACCGCCACGCACCTGTTGCAATCGGCGCTGCGGGCGGTGCTGGGCAGCGGCGTGCAGCAGAAGGGCTCGCTGGTCGCCGCCGACCGCCTGCGCTTCGACTTCTCGCACGGCACGGCCCTGAGCGCCGAGGAGATCGCCGCCGTGGAGACCCTGGTGAGCCGCTGGGTCAGCGCGAACTTCCCCGTGACGTGGCAGGAGATGCCGATCGCCGAGGCGAAGGCCGCGGGCGCGACCGCGCTGTTCGGCGAGAAGTACGGCGAGACCGTGCGCGTCGTGCGGGTCGGCGGGAACGTGGACTACGCCGGGCAGCCGGTCAGCTCCATGGAACTGTGCGGCGGCGCGCACGTGACCCGCACCGGGGACATCGGCGCGTTCGTGATCCTGTCCGACGAGAACGTCGCCGCCGGCGTGCGCCGCGTGGAAGCGCTGGCGGGCGAGCAGGCGACCGCGTGGGTGCGCGAACGCCTGAACGGTGCTGCGAAGGCCTCTGCGCTGCTGAACACCAGCCCGGATGGTCTGGAAGCCCGCGTGACCGGCCTGCAGGCGCAGCTCAAGGCCGCCGACAAGGACATGGCCGCCGTCCGCCGCCAGCTCGCCGAGGCGCAGATGGGCGGCGGCACCGGCAGCGCCGCGCAGACCCGCGACCTCGGCGGGTTCCGGGTGGCCACCCTGAAGCTCGCGGGCATCGAGGGCAACGACCTGCGCGCCGCCGCCGACAAACTCCTCGACCAGAGCGGCGCGGACATGGTCGTGCTGGCGGGCGATAAAGGGCTGGTCGTCAAGGCCACCAAGGACGCCGTGACCCGCGGTGCCCACGCCGGCCAGCTCATCGGCAAGCTCGCCGCGGCCGGCGGCGGCAAGGGCGGCGGCCGGCCCGACATGGCCCAGGCGGGCGTGACGGATGCCGACGCAGCGCTGGGAGCACTCGAAACGGCGTTCTGA
- a CDS encoding serine hydrolase domain-containing protein, which yields MPLLDTVRALAPYLQSWLEYQRDLARVPGVQVAVRVGGELAASFALGVANEATGEALTPGHLFRIASHSKTFTATAVLQLLEAGIVRLDDPAGHWLPELEGSPAAALTVRELLGHQSGINRDGADSDYWQQLHDFPNREALIELCRAQSVFPANQHFKYSNMGYSLLGLIVEAASRQSYEDYIAAHITGPLKLMNLGPELRAAREPELAAGHSGRLAGNDARRVLPSSDTRAMAAATGFYGTAEDVTAYLSAHTPGRTELLADASKRLMQRRESEVTRPVRRWYGLGFIIDEVNGRALVGHSGGFPGHITQSWLDPASGLSVSVLTNCLGGPATEWATNLVKVIDVAAKTPDKEQTDAPGLDLDSFTGRYATDWGVYDVVNLNGRLVSLSPQGDPGLSVTELTVVDADTLAPAPEAGFGAVGEAFRFQRDADGAVEWVRQGGGRA from the coding sequence ATGCCTCTCCTCGACACCGTCCGCGCCCTGGCCCCTTACCTCCAGTCCTGGCTGGAGTACCAGCGGGATCTGGCGCGGGTGCCGGGCGTGCAGGTGGCGGTGCGGGTGGGTGGCGAGCTGGCGGCGTCATTTGCGCTGGGCGTGGCGAACGAGGCGACTGGCGAAGCGCTCACGCCGGGGCACCTGTTCCGCATCGCTTCGCACTCCAAGACCTTCACGGCGACGGCGGTGTTACAGCTCCTTGAGGCCGGGATCGTGCGGCTGGACGACCCGGCGGGGCACTGGCTGCCGGAACTGGAGGGCTCGCCCGCGGCGGCCTTGACAGTTCGGGAACTGCTGGGGCACCAGTCGGGCATCAACCGCGACGGGGCCGACAGCGACTACTGGCAGCAGCTGCACGACTTCCCCAACCGTGAGGCGCTGATTGAGCTATGCCGCGCCCAGAGCGTCTTCCCGGCAAACCAGCACTTCAAGTATTCGAACATGGGCTACTCGCTGCTGGGCCTGATCGTGGAGGCCGCCAGCCGGCAGTCGTACGAGGACTACATCGCGGCGCACATCACCGGGCCGCTGAAGCTAATGAACCTAGGGCCGGAACTCCGGGCGGCGCGGGAGCCGGAGCTGGCGGCGGGGCACAGCGGGCGGCTGGCCGGGAACGACGCGCGGCGCGTGCTGCCGTCCAGCGACACGCGGGCGATGGCGGCGGCCACCGGCTTCTACGGCACCGCCGAAGACGTGACCGCCTACCTGTCCGCGCACACGCCGGGGCGCACCGAGCTGCTGGCCGACGCCTCAAAGCGACTGATGCAGCGCAGGGAATCAGAGGTGACACGCCCCGTGCGGCGCTGGTACGGGCTGGGCTTCATCATCGACGAGGTGAACGGGCGGGCGCTGGTGGGTCACTCGGGCGGGTTTCCGGGGCACATCACGCAGTCGTGGCTCGATCCGGCGTCAGGACTGTCTGTGTCGGTGTTGACGAACTGCCTGGGCGGCCCGGCGACCGAGTGGGCGACGAATCTGGTGAAGGTGATCGATGTGGCGGCGAAGACTCCGGACAAGGAGCAGACGGACGCGCCGGGCCTCGACCTGGACAGCTTCACCGGGCGTTACGCGACCGACTGGGGCGTGTACGACGTGGTGAACCTGAATGGCCGTCTGGTGTCCCTGTCCCCGCAGGGCGACCCGGGCCTGAGCGTCACGGAGCTGACGGTGGTGGACGCCGACACGCTGGCTCCCGCGCCCGAGGCCGGCTTCGGCGCGGTGGGCGAGGCGTTCCGGTTCCAGCGCGATGCGGACGGCGCAGTGGAGTGGGTACGGCAGGGTGGTGGCCGGGCGTAG
- a CDS encoding DUF4132 domain-containing protein, with product MVSFLHGEHATPTDTDMALDAWETALSYLPPDAEIHVDPQYSWRSQDPRDLLSPLRPSGAWTTWTSEQTQRLWNLTVYQGTAFPKLPRQRPTTVLLLHAYAHGWATRDDLYDQLIGERPERQGYYYSTDFDDLSTYTRRTVKADLPTHPDWRAAVSAVRDRVLEVELGRGDLETPATRPALAVQGLHGAALTLRLLAGLGKNPLKRGYQGSSESRDVTFSHLTRVSFPQPGDTAASLRTQAHALKIPDSRLLDLAMFAPQWATLVAGALGWKGLEGGVYWLHAHTRDTNWSVPADVREAWEAEISERTPLSATDLTEGAVDVAWFHRTYRALGRERFAALLDAAKYASSSGGHKRAELYARAVLGELDETDLRARIREKRNQDAVRSLGLLPLARAKAKAAKELEGRYRVISDFRREARQFGAQRQASERLAADIGLQNLARTAGYTDPQRLVWAMEARTAPDWTQAVTVDGVTLGIALTPGGEASVTLRRGEKPLKTLPPALKKVPEVVALRESVTELNATRKRMRAALEEAMIRGDHFQPQELLDLAAHPVIAPMLRGLVWIVNEAHAGWWDGDTLHTPSGPQPIGDHALRLAHPHDLFVGGHWTAFQAQVMDRGLAQPFKQVFREYYPPTAAELDARRSTRFDGHHVQPTKAAALLKTRGWVAVPEEGVRKTWHAEGINVWIDTSLGYGTPSEVEGTPLTAAYFVQRDGQEAMPLSQVPPRVFSETLRDLDLVVSVAHVGGVDPEASHSTVEMRAALLRETLRLLTLDNVRVMNDHALIDGHHARYTVHLGSGTVHRQPGGFLCLIPVHNQHQGRVFLPFADPDPRTAEVISKVLLLAEDRRIQDPTILEQLR from the coding sequence GTGGTCAGCTTCCTGCACGGCGAGCACGCCACCCCCACCGACACCGACATGGCCCTGGACGCGTGGGAGACGGCGCTGTCGTACCTGCCGCCGGACGCCGAGATCCACGTCGATCCGCAGTATTCGTGGCGCTCCCAGGATCCCCGCGACCTGCTGTCACCGCTGCGGCCGTCCGGCGCGTGGACGACGTGGACTTCAGAACAGACCCAGCGCCTGTGGAACCTGACCGTGTACCAGGGCACGGCGTTCCCGAAGCTTCCCCGTCAGCGCCCCACCACCGTGCTGCTGCTGCACGCCTACGCGCACGGCTGGGCGACCCGTGACGACCTGTACGACCAGCTGATCGGCGAACGCCCGGAACGGCAGGGCTACTACTACAGCACCGATTTCGACGACCTGAGCACCTACACCCGCCGCACCGTGAAGGCCGACCTGCCCACCCACCCGGACTGGCGGGCCGCCGTGAGTGCCGTCCGTGACCGCGTGCTGGAGGTCGAGCTGGGGCGCGGCGACCTGGAGACGCCCGCCACCCGGCCCGCGCTGGCGGTGCAGGGCCTCCACGGCGCGGCGCTGACCCTGCGCCTGCTGGCGGGGCTGGGGAAGAATCCCCTGAAACGCGGCTACCAGGGCAGCAGCGAGAGCCGCGACGTGACCTTCAGCCACCTGACCCGCGTGTCGTTCCCGCAGCCCGGCGACACGGCCGCGAGCCTGCGCACCCAGGCCCACGCGCTGAAGATCCCGGATTCCCGCCTGCTGGATCTCGCGATGTTCGCGCCGCAGTGGGCCACGCTGGTCGCTGGGGCGCTGGGCTGGAAGGGCCTGGAGGGCGGCGTGTACTGGCTGCACGCCCACACCCGCGACACCAACTGGAGTGTGCCCGCCGACGTCCGCGAGGCGTGGGAGGCCGAGATCAGCGAGCGCACGCCCCTGAGCGCCACCGACCTGACCGAGGGCGCGGTGGATGTCGCGTGGTTCCACCGCACGTACAGGGCGCTGGGAAGGGAACGCTTCGCGGCCCTGCTGGACGCCGCCAAGTACGCGAGCAGCAGCGGCGGCCACAAACGCGCCGAACTGTATGCCCGCGCCGTCCTGGGAGAGCTGGACGAGACCGACCTCCGTGCCCGCATCCGTGAGAAACGCAACCAGGACGCCGTCCGGTCGCTGGGGCTGCTGCCGCTGGCCCGTGCGAAGGCGAAGGCCGCGAAGGAGCTGGAGGGGCGCTACCGCGTGATCAGCGACTTCCGCCGTGAGGCCCGGCAGTTCGGGGCGCAGCGGCAGGCCAGCGAACGCCTCGCCGCCGACATCGGCCTCCAGAACCTGGCCCGCACCGCCGGGTACACCGACCCGCAGCGCCTCGTGTGGGCCATGGAAGCCCGCACCGCGCCCGACTGGACACAGGCCGTCACGGTGGACGGCGTGACCCTGGGCATCGCCCTGACCCCCGGCGGCGAGGCCAGCGTGACCCTCCGGCGCGGCGAGAAGCCCCTCAAGACCCTGCCGCCCGCACTGAAGAAGGTGCCCGAGGTCGTCGCCCTGCGCGAGAGCGTCACAGAGCTGAACGCCACCCGCAAACGGATGCGTGCCGCGCTGGAAGAGGCGATGATCCGGGGCGACCACTTCCAGCCGCAGGAACTGCTTGATCTGGCGGCGCACCCGGTGATCGCCCCCATGCTGCGCGGCCTGGTGTGGATCGTGAACGAGGCGCACGCGGGCTGGTGGGACGGCGACACGCTGCACACGCCGAGCGGCCCGCAGCCCATCGGGGATCACGCGCTGCGGCTGGCGCACCCGCACGACCTGTTCGTGGGCGGCCACTGGACGGCGTTCCAGGCGCAGGTCATGGATCGTGGCTTGGCGCAGCCGTTCAAGCAGGTCTTCCGTGAGTACTACCCGCCCACCGCCGCCGAGCTGGACGCCCGCCGCAGCACCCGCTTCGACGGCCACCACGTCCAGCCCACGAAGGCCGCTGCCCTGCTCAAGACCCGCGGCTGGGTCGCTGTTCCCGAGGAGGGGGTGCGCAAGACCTGGCACGCCGAGGGCATCAACGTCTGGATCGACACCAGCCTGGGCTACGGCACGCCCAGCGAGGTCGAGGGCACCCCCCTGACCGCCGCGTACTTCGTCCAGCGCGACGGGCAGGAGGCCATGCCGCTGTCGCAGGTGCCGCCGCGCGTGTTCAGCGAGACCCTGCGCGACCTCGATCTGGTCGTGTCCGTGGCCCACGTGGGCGGCGTCGATCCCGAGGCCAGCCACAGCACCGTCGAGATGCGCGCGGCCCTGCTGCGCGAGACCCTGCGCCTGTTGACCCTCGATAACGTCCGCGTGATGAACGACCACGCCCTGATCGACGGCCACCACGCCCGCTACACCGTCCACCTGGGCAGCGGCACGGTTCACCGGCAGCCCGGCGGGTTCCTGTGCCTCATCCCCGTGCACAACCAGCACCAGGGCCGCGTGTTCCTGCCCTTCGCCGACCCCGATCCGCGCACGGCCGAGGTGATCAGCAAGGTGCTGCTGCTGGCCGAAGACCGCAGGATTCAGGATCCGACGATTCTGGAACAGCTGCGGTGA